In one window of Macrobrachium nipponense isolate FS-2020 chromosome 2, ASM1510439v2, whole genome shotgun sequence DNA:
- the LOC135221042 gene encoding protein TonB-like encodes MATPGNDAGGQAHRNITSNGRWFSLSPADEIVDPPSLSFQSRTPTHPLATMSSEAAEVKTVPETTQKEEVPAETKEAKEEPEKKEKEETKAEDEKKEEAKEKEAEPAKEEAAKEEAKEEAKEDAKEEKKDS; translated from the exons ATGGCGACTCCTGGCAACGATGCTGGAGGGCAGGCGCACAGGAATATAACGAGCAATGGGCGGTGGTTCAGCCTCAGTCCTGCCGACGAGATCGTTGATCCTCCATCTCTCAGTTTCCAAAGTCGAACCCCCACACACCCTCTAGCCACCATGAGTTCCG AAGCCGCTGAAGTTAAGACCGTCCCAGAGACCACCCAGAAGGAGGAGGTCCCTGCTGAGACCAAGGAGGCTAAGGAGGAgccagagaagaaggagaaggaggaaacTAAGGCCGAGGACGAGAAGAAGGAAGAAGCCAAAG AAAAAGAGGCTGAACCTGCGAAGGAAGAAGCAGCCAAAGAGGAGGCAAAGGAGGAGGCGAAGGAAGACgcaaaagaggagaagaaggactCTTAA